AGGGAGTAGTCGGTGGGCCAGCCGAGCAGGTTCGACTGGCCGGTCGTCGACAGGACCGGGGGCGGGCCGGGGTGCGGTGCGGCGCCGTTCGTCGGCGTCGACGGTGCTGTCGATGGCGGGAGGTGCGAATCCGTGTTTCCGGCTCCGGGCGCTCCTGCCGCGCCGGCTGCCCCTGCTGCTCCGGCCGCTGCCGCCCCGGAGCCGGAGCCCGGGGTCTGGGCGGAGGCCGTGCCGCCGTGCCTCATCGCGCTGCTGATCCCGATCGCCGCGCCCAGGACGGCCACCACCGCCAGCGACGCGCCGAGGGTGGTCCGCCGCTTGCGGTCGCGGGCGATCGCGGTGCCGAGCGGGCCGTAGGGGTCGGCCGTGCGCGGGGTCGTGGCGGCGGTCGCGTGCAGGCTGGTGGCCAGCTCTTCCGTCAGGGCTCTGTCGTGCTCGTCGATCATGATGTCCTCCGTCATCGGGGCTACCCGGCTCTCCATGTCGTGGCCGCGGCGTGTTCGGCCGCGGCCTCCGTCCCGAGCTGGATCCGGAGCTTGGCCAGGGCTCTGGACGTCTGGGACTTGACGGTTCCGACGGAGCATCCGAGAACCTCGGCGGTCTCGGTCTCCTTGAGGCCTTCCAGGAAGCGCAGAACGATGATCGCCCGCATGCGCGGCGGCAGCGTGAGCACCGCGCGCCACACCTGGTCGCGCCGGTCGACAGCCTCGGTGCCGTCGCCCACCGCCACCTCCGGCACGAACGCCGTCGGCCGCTCGGAGCGGTGCGAGAGCCGCCGCCACCACGACGCGTTCAGGTGCACCACGATCTGCCGGGCATAGCGCTCCGGCACGTCCCGCCGCTCGATCCGGGTCCACGCGCGATACGTCCGCACCAGCGCCGTCTGCACCAGGTCCTCGGCCCGGGCGTAGTCGCCGGTCAGGACATAGGCCGTGCGCACCAGCCGATGCCGGCTGTCGATCACGAACCTTCGGAAGTCTTCTTCCTGTTCCGCCCGCACGCGTGCGCCCCTTCGCCGTTCATATCCGGCCTCTGCCGGACACCGTCAGGAGTCAGAGCCCTTGAGCGGGTGGGAAGGTTGGCTGGCGGCTGGGGAATGTTGGGTGGTTCTTACTGGCCGGCTGCGATGATCTCCGCGACCCGTGCGCGATAGGCGTGGCCGAGGGCGACCGATTCCGGGGCGGCAGCCAGTTCGTCGTACTGCTCCACGGTGATCGGTTCGCCGAGGGCGGTCACGGCGTCGAGGTCGGCGGACTGGCAGGCTGTCTCCGCCTCGTCCAGCGGCTCGGCCGGGGGCGTCGGGAGCTGCCGGTCGAGTTTGTTGGCGAACGAGTAGAAGGCGTAATTGAGCGCCGATCGCGCATAGGAGAGATTCTTGAGCGTCCAGACGTCGCGGAGGAAGGCAATGGAGACGGCGGCGCTCTGGAAGGCGCCCTCGGAGCCGCCCGGGTTTTCGACGGGGAAGTCGTCGGTCCCGATGATCTCTTCCAGCCGTGCGCTGACTTCGGCGGTGACGGTGCTCGCGGGTGCGGAGACCAGGTACGCCAGGTTCATGCGCTCCGCGGCTTGGATCAGCTTCCCGAATTCCTCGAAGTCCTCCTCGGCCTTCGGCAGGTCGCTGACCGCCGTGGTACGGCGGGCCGCGAGTGCGACGACGACCGCCGCCTGGTACGGCGTGCAGCCGAGGATGCGCTCGTCGATGCCGGCCTCGCGGCGGGCGTTCACGACGGCGGCGGCCCGCGCCTGCCTGGCGGCCTGCTCGGCGCGGATCCGGTCGAGCTCGGGCTCGTTGTCGGAGGCGGTCATCGCTGGTCCTTTCACTACCAGGTGAACATGCTCTGACCATAGAGCCAGCCGCCGGATTTTCCGGTGAGCAGCCTCTGGTTGGTCTGGATCATCTTGCCCACCGGGGGCGTGAACGCGGTCCGCTTGGCGGGTCCGACCAGGGTAGCGGTGCCGACCTTAGCATCGAACGGCGTGTGGACGATCGAGTTCTGGCACCACGGACAAACCGGACGGTTCGCCGCGCCACCGAGCGGTGTCCAGCCCCGGTCCCGGATCGTGTTCAGGGCTGTGGTCTCCGCGTGGTTCTCCAGTTGGGTGGCGCCGGTGAACGGGTCGGCCGCGATCTCATTCGTGAGGCTGCCGTTCTTGCCGATCTCTGCCGCGATCCGGGGATCGAGGTCGCCGCTTCCGCTCCAGCCCACGACGTGGTGGATGTCGCCGTTCTTGTCCATGGCCCGGATGATCGCGATGCTGTTCTCCCGCTGTTCGTACGGGACGTCCAGCATGCCGTGCAGCGCGTCCGTCCGATCCTTGATCTGCTGCAGCGCCGTCATGCACAGCAGCCCGAGCGGGTCCGCCTCGATCAGCGGGTTCGCCACGTACGCCTGGTCGTTCGGCGCCGGTGCCAGGCCGAGGGGGTCCGGGCTCAGGTACGAGCCGCGCTCCGGGTCGTAGTAGCGCTGGACGTTGTAGTGCAGTCCGGTCTCGGTGTCGTAGAACTGGCCGGGGAAGCGGAGCGGGCAGTCGGTGTCGTGGCCTGACGAGGTCGCGATCGGGGTCCCGTACAGGCTGGTCGTGGTGTGCCAGTCGATCGAGCCGTCCGGGGCGACCAGCTCCGTCGGGGTGCCGACCAGGTCGGTGACGATGGTGTGGAACGCCTCGTCGATCGTCTCCTGCGGGGCGTCGGCGGCCCAGGAGCGGCGGCGCTGGGCGACCGGGCGCCAGCCCTCGCCGAGTTCGTAGTCCCACACCAGGGCGGTGCGCAGGCCGTCCGGGTGCTCGGTGACCTGCTCGACCAGGCGGTCGCCGTCCCAGGAGAACGTCACGCGCTCGGCCGGCGTGCCGTCGGCGGCCAGGCGGGTCTTGCCGGTGCGGCGGCCCGAGGGGTCGTACGTGTACTGCCATACCGTGCCGTCCGGCAGCGTTACCTGGGTCATCCGGTCGTCGGAGTCCCAGGTGTAGTGCCATTCGCGCCGTTGGCCGGACAGGGTCTGGCGCAGGGCGCGGACTGTGCGGCCCTGTGCGTCGTAGTCGTAGTGTGTGCGGCCGGAGCGGCGGATTCGGGGGCCGTCGAAGGCCGGAGTCGCCGGGTCGTCGTCGGAGGCGCCCGCGCCGGCGCCTCCGGGGCGGATCGACTGCGCGACGTTCCCGGACGTGTCGTAGCTGTACGTCTCGCTCCAGCCCGGAGCCTGGACGGTCGTGACGCGTCCGGTCGGATCGAGCTGGTAACGCCGGGTGCCGCGCAGCGAGTCGCCGACGGCCGTGGGCACGCCGTCCGCCCGGTACGAGTACGAGCGCTCGAACATGACGGACGGGGCTGCAACAGCGGTTTCGCCCGCGAGCGTACCGACGATCCGCTGCCCCGCCAGCCGCCCCACAGCGTCGAACTCCTGCGTCAGGCGCGCGCCGCCGTCGACGGTCCGCACCGTCTCCCGGCCCGCGCCGTCGAAGTCGAACGCCAGCGCCCGCCCCGACAGCATGAGCGTCGCCCGGCGCACCTCCGGGTCGAAGTCCCACTCCGAGACCGCCCCGGACGGCGTGATCCGGCCGATCCGCCGCCCGGCCGCGTCGTAGTCGAAGATCGTGCTGCGGCCGTCGACGGTCTCGGTGACCGGGCGCCCCGCCTCGTCGTAGTTGTAGGAGACCGTGGAACCGGGTCCCGCGGCATTCAGCAGCCGGCCGGCGACGTCGTAGGCGAAGAGCGTCTCGCCCTCGTCCGCCCGCTGCCGGACCACCTGCCCCATGGGGTTCCGCTCCAGGCGGACGGCCTGGCCGGCGCCGTTGACCCGCGCCGTGAGCTGTCCGACCGCGTCGTGCGCGTACCGCTGCACGCGCCCGGTGAAGTCGCGCTCGCCGGTCAGGTTGCCGGCCGCGTCGTGCTCGTAGTCCCAGGTCCGCCCGGCCGGGTTGGTGACGCTCACCAGCTTCAGCTCGGTGTCGTAGGCGAAGGTGTGGCGGATCCCGGCGTCCGTTCGGGCGAGGACCTTGTCGAAGGGTCCGTATTCGGTGCGGGTCACCGCGCCGAGGCCGGTGACGTGCTCGACCACGTGCTGTTCGAGGTCGTAGGTCCAGGTCGCCGTCCCGTTGTCGGACGTGGCCTGGCGCAGCGGCCGCCCCTCGACGGTGAACTCGGTGGTGACGAGCTCGCCATCCGGACCGTGCAGCTCGGCGATCCGGCCGAAGGCGTCGCGCCGGATCCGGGTCACGGCGCCGGCCGGATCGACGACCTCGACCGGCAGCCCGGCGCCGTCGTTGGTGACGCGCGTGGTCTGGCCCAGGGCGTCCGTCGACGCCGCCACGGCGCCCCGATCGTCGTAGACGAAGGTCGAGGCGGCGCCGGCCGGGTCGGTGACCGTGGCGGTGTTGCCGCGCTCGTCGTAGGTGTAGTGCCAGGCGGTGCCGTCGGGCAGCGTCACCTGGAGCGGCTGCGCGGCACCGGCGAACTCGCCGGTGATCTCGGTCCCGTCCGCCCGCAGGACCCGCACCGGGTTGCCGTACTCGTCGTACTCCCGCCGCGTGGTGCGGCCGATCGCGTCCGTCCCCCCGATCAGCAGGCCGCGCTCGTCGTATTCGGTGACCAGGGTGTGGCCGAGCGGGTCGGTGATCGCCACGACGTTCCCGGACTCGTCGTACCGGTAGACGCACGCGTGGCCCAGGGAGTCGGTGACCGTGTTCGTCTGGGCGTCGTCGTCGTAGACGAACGTCGCGGACAGGTACCCGCCATCGCCGGTACCGCGCACGACCCGGCCGTCCTCGCCGTATTCGTAGGCGTAGCGGTAGCCGAGCCGGTCGGTCCACGCGGTGATGCGGTCGGCGTCGTCGTGCTCGTAGCGGAACGGCTCGCCGGTGGAGTCCACAACGCCGGCCAGGCGGCCGGGCCCGTCGTACTGGAAGGTGCGGACCGTGACGCCGCCGACGGAGCTGTCGTAGCCGTCGGAGCCGTCGAGGACGCGTATCCGGCTGACCCGCAGACCGCCGTCGGTGGCGGTGGTGTCGATGGCCACGCGGTAGCCGCCGCTGTGCTCGACACCGGTCGGATTCCCCTGGCCGTCGCGCAGGAAGTCGACGCGGTTGGCGTTGCGGTCGGTCAGCGCCATCAGGTCCCTGATCTGACCGTCCTCGCCGGCGAAGTGCGCGACCGGGAAGTGCATGACCAGTCCGGTGGCCGGCGTGGTGACGCGTATCTCGTCGGTCTCGCGATCCCACTCCAGCGGCCAGCGCGCGCCGTGGACCGGCACGACGGTCTGTCCGGCAGCGGGAACCGGGTAGTTCAGGACCTGCGCGTCGTCGCCGGTGAGGTGGATGCCGGCGGCGTTGACGGACAGCCGTATGTCAAGGGTCGACGACCATCCGGGGCCGAACAGGCGCCCGACCTCGTAGCCGGAGGAGTAGGAACGGCGCAGGAACAGCGGCAGCACGCCGGGCAGGACCAGATCGGTGTCAGAGGTCAGCATCCGCCCCGAGACGACGTCGACCGGGTCGCCGCCCTCGCAGGCCAGCTTGTTGCCGCGGCTGCCGATCTTCTCCAGCAGCTGGCCGCCGTACTTGTCCATCAGCTTGCCGCCGACCTTTTCGACCGCCTTCCCGCCGACGAACTGCAGGCCCAGCATCCCCACGCCCATGAGGGCGTCGCCCCAGTGGCCCTGCATGGCGTCGCCGGCGATCTGCATGCCGGTGCCGACCAGCGCGATGATGTTGTCGGCCTCGGCCAGGGCCGCGGTGATCACGTCGACGCCGGGGATCCAGGAGGTGGCCAGGGCGAGGATGTCGAGGATGGGGGCGATCTCGTTGGCGATGTCGGCGATCTCGCCGCCGATGTCGGCCAGGGCCTCGC
The sequence above is a segment of the Catenulispora sp. EB89 genome. Coding sequences within it:
- a CDS encoding DUF6531 domain-containing protein, whose protein sequence is MARPTGWDILGLDGDPTPGVVESVQALAKQFGDFAHDVEAAYRSLNSFGSDATAMQWVGQTADAFKDQFGPLPGRLQKLYTSYSEASDALNAYAPLLQAAQSKADSALRQAQDANADLQRATTTANTAAADLKTAQQNHAASPNPQAVTDAQTAHNTAQTNLTNAKAAMAALTKQADDAYNDRITAARTCAGALHHAQSDGIHNKHWWEHVGEALADIGGEIADIANEIAPILDILALATSWIPGVDVITAALAEADNIIALVGTGMQIAGDAMQGHWGDALMGVGMLGLQFVGGKAVEKVGGKLMDKYGGQLLEKIGSRGNKLACEGGDPVDVVSGRMLTSDTDLVLPGVLPLFLRRSYSSGYEVGRLFGPGWSSTLDIRLSVNAAGIHLTGDDAQVLNYPVPAAGQTVVPVHGARWPLEWDRETDEIRVTTPATGLVMHFPVAHFAGEDGQIRDLMALTDRNANRVDFLRDGQGNPTGVEHSGGYRVAIDTTATDGGLRVSRIRVLDGSDGYDSSVGGVTVRTFQYDGPGRLAGVVDSTGEPFRYEHDDADRITAWTDRLGYRYAYEYGEDGRVVRGTGDGGYLSATFVYDDDAQTNTVTDSLGHACVYRYDESGNVVAITDPLGHTLVTEYDERGLLIGGTDAIGRTTRREYDEYGNPVRVLRADGTEITGEFAGAAQPLQVTLPDGTAWHYTYDERGNTATVTDPAGAASTFVYDDRGAVAASTDALGQTTRVTNDGAGLPVEVVDPAGAVTRIRRDAFGRIAELHGPDGELVTTEFTVEGRPLRQATSDNGTATWTYDLEQHVVEHVTGLGAVTRTEYGPFDKVLARTDAGIRHTFAYDTELKLVSVTNPAGRTWDYEHDAAGNLTGERDFTGRVQRYAHDAVGQLTARVNGAGQAVRLERNPMGQVVRQRADEGETLFAYDVAGRLLNAAGPGSTVSYNYDEAGRPVTETVDGRSTIFDYDAAGRRIGRITPSGAVSEWDFDPEVRRATLMLSGRALAFDFDGAGRETVRTVDGGARLTQEFDAVGRLAGQRIVGTLAGETAVAAPSVMFERSYSYRADGVPTAVGDSLRGTRRYQLDPTGRVTTVQAPGWSETYSYDTSGNVAQSIRPGGAGAGASDDDPATPAFDGPRIRRSGRTHYDYDAQGRTVRALRQTLSGQRREWHYTWDSDDRMTQVTLPDGTVWQYTYDPSGRRTGKTRLAADGTPAERVTFSWDGDRLVEQVTEHPDGLRTALVWDYELGEGWRPVAQRRRSWAADAPQETIDEAFHTIVTDLVGTPTELVAPDGSIDWHTTTSLYGTPIATSSGHDTDCPLRFPGQFYDTETGLHYNVQRYYDPERGSYLSPDPLGLAPAPNDQAYVANPLIEADPLGLLCMTALQQIKDRTDALHGMLDVPYEQRENSIAIIRAMDKNGDIHHVVGWSGSGDLDPRIAAEIGKNGSLTNEIAADPFTGATQLENHAETTALNTIRDRGWTPLGGAANRPVCPWCQNSIVHTPFDAKVGTATLVGPAKRTAFTPPVGKMIQTNQRLLTGKSGGWLYGQSMFTW
- a CDS encoding SigE family RNA polymerase sigma factor — translated: MRAEQEEDFRRFVIDSRHRLVRTAYVLTGDYARAEDLVQTALVRTYRAWTRIERRDVPERYARQIVVHLNASWWRRLSHRSERPTAFVPEVAVGDGTEAVDRRDQVWRAVLTLPPRMRAIIVLRFLEGLKETETAEVLGCSVGTVKSQTSRALAKLRIQLGTEAAAEHAAATTWRAG